Within Marinomonas mediterranea MMB-1, the genomic segment TAATACGAACTACCCTGAGGACTCCGCAGCCTTAATTAATTTCTTACTGAACGATCCACAAGGGTTCAGAGCCATGGGTCTAAAGCGAGGTGTTCCATTAAGTAAGATAGCGAGGGAAACGTTAGTTGCTGATGGGGTTATTAAGAACAAAGACCTTTCGGTTGCTGGACTAAACTACATTGATGTTTTACCTAAAAACTCTTCCGTTTCGCAATACTTCGAAAATCCTAAACTACTGGGCTTGTTTGAAGAAATGCTTCAAGACATGGATCACGGCAATAAAACCGTCGAAGAAGCTGCGGATACCTTTCTTAAAAAATCAAAACGCATTCTTCGCAAAGCGATGAAGTGATAGTGATCACGCCGCCGACTTGATAAACGCCTTATCGAGTCGGTGTCACTTTTCTAGTTTAGAGCGTGTTTGGATAGATATTTTTTATTTTAAAACAATGTTTCATTAATATTGAATGCTTTTTTCTTCATGCTATTCTATAGCGAATAGAGCATAAATACATTAAGGCTCGTCAGTCGGGTTTAAGAGGGTAAAACGATGCTAAATATGTTTAATCTTGAGGGAAAAGTAGCCATTGTGACGGGTTGCAATACGGGGCTTGGTCAAGGCATGGCGCTTGCGCTTGTAAAGGCAGGTGCCAAAGTGGTCGGTGTGAATCGGTCGAACCCAGATGAAACGGCTGCGTTGATTAAAGAAGCAAATGGAGAGTTCGTCAATGTAATGGCTGACGTTGCCGATTCAAATACACCTAACTGTGTATTAAGTGAGGCGATTAATCAGTTTGGCCGCGTGGATATCCTTATAAACAACGCCGGTATAATTCGCCGCAACGATGCGATTGATTTCACCGAAAAAGATTGGGATGAGGTGATGGACGTTAATTTAAAATCCGTTTTCTTTCTGTCTCAAGCGTTTGCAAAGCAAGTTATTAAACAAGGTTCATATGGCAATATCGTGAATATTGCTTCTATGCTGTCGTATCAGGGAGGCATTCGCGTCCCTTCTTACACCGCTTCGAAAAGTGGCATTTTGGGGCTGACACGTTTGTTGGCGAATGAATGGGCGAAAGACGGCATTAATGTTAACGCTATTGCTCCTGGTTACATGGCGACGAACAATACCGAAGCGCTGCGAAACGACGAAAGCCGCAGTGCTGAAATATTAGGTCGTATTCCAGCTGGCCGCTGGGGTGAAGCTGATGATGTTGCAGGCCCCGTCGTGTTTCTTTCCTCCGATGCATCTCGTTATGTAAACGGATACACACTGGCTGTTGATGGTGGTTGGCTTGCAAGATAGCCTTGCAAGATAGCCAGTTGTTACAGATAGACGAAGTAGACAGTTTTAGCGCAAAGGTACGTGGATGCAGATTCAAAATAAAGACCGTCGTGTTGGTGTGATTGGTGAATGCATGGTTGAACTTCAAGGAACCATGTTTTCAACACTAAAGCAGTCATTTGGCGGCGATACGTTTAATACCGCCGTGTACCTCAAACGTTTGCTCGGGTCGTCTTATCAAATCAGTTATTTAACCGGGTTAGGGCTCGACCCTCTCAGTGAGTATATGTTGGAGCAATGGCGGGAAGAATGCATTGACACGCGTTACGTTGCGCGAATAGACGACAAACTACCCGGGCTGTATCAAATCTCCGTTGCGGAAAATGGAGAGCGCACGTTCCAATATTGGCGTAATGATGCGGCCGCAAAATATATATTTGATGAGGAATCAGTCGATTCCCTAGAAGAAATATTGTCTCAGTTTGGTTGGCTATATTTGTCGGGTATTAGTCTGGCTATTCTCACAGAAAAGGGGCGAGAGACATTGTTAAGTGCTTTAGAAATTTATACCACGAAAGGCGGTAAGCTGTTCTTTGATAACAACTACCGACCGATTTTATGGCCCGATAAAGAGGTTTGTCAGTCTGTTTATATGAGAGTGTTGGCTTTGTCTCATATCGCTCTATTAACAGAAGAAGACGAACACTTATTGTGGGGAGAAAGTTCGATAGATCATATTTTCGACTCAACGCCAACGAATGAAATTGCGATCAAGCGAGGCTCAAAGCCCTGCCTTATTAATGAAAAAGGAATGCGTGTTGCTGTTCCCGCTCAGCCCGTCTCCAACATTGTTGATACAACGGCAGCGGGGGACTCGTTTGCCGCAGGGTATTGCTGTGGCCGAATTATTGGCTTGTCTCCAGAAGAGTCCGCTGAAAAAGGCCATGTTGTAGCGGCACGCGTTATACAGTTTCCGGGAGCAATCATTGCGAAAGAGTCTTGGGAAAAGCTTGTATCTCAATAATAGCCGACTCACTGGCCTTACTTATGTAATAGTATTTCGTAATAGCAAATTGAGGGTTATTTTTTTATAATTTTCACACATCCATTTCAGAAAAATTAAAAAACTATGGCTAATGACGACGAAATTCAAATAGAACCCGTATCTTCGGTGATGAAGGTGTTCGCTATTCTGTCCGCTTTATCGACTCAAAAGTCGTTAGGTGTAACGGAATTGTCGCGGCTTTCGATGACATCTAAGAGCACCGTGTACCGTTTTTTGCAAACTATGAAGAT encodes:
- a CDS encoding sugar kinase, yielding MQIQNKDRRVGVIGECMVELQGTMFSTLKQSFGGDTFNTAVYLKRLLGSSYQISYLTGLGLDPLSEYMLEQWREECIDTRYVARIDDKLPGLYQISVAENGERTFQYWRNDAAAKYIFDEESVDSLEEILSQFGWLYLSGISLAILTEKGRETLLSALEIYTTKGGKLFFDNNYRPILWPDKEVCQSVYMRVLALSHIALLTEEDEHLLWGESSIDHIFDSTPTNEIAIKRGSKPCLINEKGMRVAVPAQPVSNIVDTTAAGDSFAAGYCCGRIIGLSPEESAEKGHVVAARVIQFPGAIIAKESWEKLVSQ
- the kduD gene encoding 2-dehydro-3-deoxy-D-gluconate 5-dehydrogenase KduD, with the translated sequence MLNMFNLEGKVAIVTGCNTGLGQGMALALVKAGAKVVGVNRSNPDETAALIKEANGEFVNVMADVADSNTPNCVLSEAINQFGRVDILINNAGIIRRNDAIDFTEKDWDEVMDVNLKSVFFLSQAFAKQVIKQGSYGNIVNIASMLSYQGGIRVPSYTASKSGILGLTRLLANEWAKDGINVNAIAPGYMATNNTEALRNDESRSAEILGRIPAGRWGEADDVAGPVVFLSSDASRYVNGYTLAVDGGWLAR